Genomic window (Syngnathus scovelli strain Florida chromosome 14, RoL_Ssco_1.2, whole genome shotgun sequence):
GAGTTGTGATACCAACCACTAAGATGCCGTCTTTCCTGTTGCGCAGGATCGAAAAGCGCGCCAAGTATAGCCGACGAAGGGCCTACAACGACGACGCAGACATCGACTATATCAACGAGAGGAACGCCAAGTTCAACCAGAAGGCCGAACGGTATTACGGCAAATACACAGCAGAGATCAAGCAGAACCTGGAGAGAGGCACTGCTGTGTAAATCAAAGTCATCAAATGTTGAAACGTGTATACAGTAAATGTCATGTTTGTACAGTACAGTTTAAGAATACCATTTGGAGTATTCTCACCCTTACTTTTAAATAAACCAGTCAGAGAACACtagttgtatttgtgtgtgtgtgtgtgtgcgtgcggtcTTATGATAGTGACATTTTGAGCGTGAGAATTAACTCCCGTCAAGACACATCCGACCTCGGGGTTTGTTGGCTGGCGAAGGCGCACTGATGAATGTGTTTGATGTAGGTGCACAGTGGTAAGGAGCAACAAGAGTGTAATTCAATTCATTATCTTTCACCCCATCTGTCTGAGCAACTTGCCCGAAGCAGCTACATGAGGAGAAGAGCCTTGTGACTGGCGAGATTAATGGTAGGCCATTCCCATCCCATGCACCCCACCAACTACTCTTACTTGTTCAAAGCTTTCTCATGAGCACACAGTGCCCTCTACTGGGGCTCATTGAGTTATccactttattttattccttaaaaatACTGAGTTTACACACCTTttcaattcattttattttccaattttCTAAAAAATAAACCCTCACGTAAAATCTGAGTCATAACATCCTAATCCCAACAACCTTGTAACTGTAAACCACTTCAAAGCCTTTTTTCTTTTAGAATTCATGATTAATTTTAATGTGAtcataatttgatttttttccccttcacctTGATCAACACTTGTGTTCTTCTGGTCATCTTTGCAGGATGGCCACTCTGAGCAGTACATATACCCAACAGATGAACGACGGGATGTCACTTAAATTTACGAGTCGACAGAAGATAAGTAATTTTGACATTTGGCACTAAACTAAAGCTCATAGTACGTTCACTTCAGCCACTTGTGTTTTATAGTGTTGAAAAAAAAGGACAGTTTCTTTTCATCAATAAATACTTTATTTGAAGAACATAGGTACATGACTAGGGGAATAAAATAATCCCACCTGAATGATTTCGTCACGTCTTCCAATTTAAATCTGAAAGAAAATGTCATGATGAAAAATGATTGCGCATATGTACAAATTATTTACAGTACATGCAGTATCGTCTCTCGGTTGTGGTCAATCCTAACGTGACTTCTTGCGCACTTGTTTGCGTGGCCTGGCGGACTGACGGGAGACGACTGGGACCCAGTGGCCATAGGGATTAGTGCTTTCATAGGTGTCCTCTATGGCTGTTACCTTAGGCTCAGATGGCACCATTATGCTTGGTCTTGCCACACAATTCTGGGAAAAGTAAAAACCTTGTCAAATGTGTTCATCCAAAAAAGACATGCTTGAAAATGATGAATGCAACTCTGAACTTACATTGATGCTGAAAGTGATGGTTTTTGGTTTTGCGGCCATCTTTGGGCTGATGATGGTGGCCTCTGCTTCATCGCTCTGTTTTATAAAGACAATAGCACAACTAGTGAGACTTGAGTAGAACACGTGTTGAACTTTTGTTTTGGCTTTTGACTGTCTAGACTAGCTTCTGACAATACTGTCatagaaagaaagaagcacTTGTACGGCAGAAAACCACATGCACATTTACTCTCACTGTTGTCACAGGCAACTCTTCAGCAGACGCCTCATGTACCAACTTATCTTTGGCATATGGAGACGACTTCTTCATCTGGTTCTAGATCTCTTGACAGGAATTGTCACTATAACGCACACGCCCACGCTCCATCAGCAAGTGGTGGATTCTGCTAAATAATGATGACCCATTTCAACTGCAAACCAGATACATTTGTCATGTCAACAGCACTGCCTTGTAGAACGCAGTGTATCGCTCCTCTAATTGGCTCATTATGTGTGGTTTTAATGACATTAATCCAGGTACAGAATACATAACGCAGTGTGTGCAGGACAAGAATCATCAACCTTTCACGCAAACTTATTGTCGTCACCCAAGTCACATGACAGCCTTTTATTCCCAGGTGCCGATGAGTGAAGACCACTGTCATGTTATCTATGAAGACAGGAATAAATACAGAAAGTATGTGCATTCCCTCAAGGTTCCAAAAGGTCAACACAAGACAGGAAATACATCACAAAACAGAGTCCTGTACCGATTGGATTGTCTTGCAAAAGTGTTGCCTTACGCGTGCCAGCTGAATGGTTGCTTTTGTTTCTAAATGTCAGTGTAGCTAATGCGAAAATGAGTCAGAtagctcattcaaatcatgataTAACTTTAGCTTTTCACAGCCCATTAAGAGCTTTTTTAACTCATTTACTCTTACATTTGAATATAAGCTTCATATGGGATTTAATTTATGAACAAAAATATGTCCGTCCGATGCAATAAGTTTTCTTCTGAGGTTTGATATCTCAGACGCTCACACTGCGGGCATGATGACCAATACGTTTGTTTTATTTGAAtccgaaaacaaaaaaaaaaatccatctttaTGTACTGGTTCAAATGATCTGCTGTGGTAACATCACTTACACCGTTCACCGTTCTCTGACCAATCTAATCATGGTTGTGTGGTGCATTTAGCAGGGCCGACACCCACCTGTGATGTCTTTTCAGGGTGGGATCTCACCCTTGGCTCAAACACTGGCAGCAACCTTTGTGGCTCCTCCAGCTCATCTGTCAGGATCGGTTTCACACTATCAGGAATCTCCAGTTTCTCCACTCCCAGCAGCTTCATGGCGTTGGTTTTTGCAGCTTTAAGAAGTTCTCTTTTATCTGAGGAAACATAAGTCAAGTTACAGTGACTGTGTATAATACGGTTATGGAGCTATTAACTCATTTTGCTTGTTCACATTACCTTCCAAGCTCAGGCTGATTGAACTTCCAGAAGTTCTTGATGGGCTTCTATAGGCTCTGGACTGTGATTTGGGAAACTTGTTAAGACGAGCCTGACTCTTGCTGCATCTCCCACCAGCAAATGAAGACCTGGAGTGAGATCTGGAAGTGGACCTTCGACGGTGCCCGTGATACCTGTCTAGAGAGGGTGAGCGACTATAGGATCGGGAGTGTGCCCTGTGCCGGCGTGCCGAGTGGCGGTGGCCCCGGCTGTGTCTTCGATGGCTACGACAGTGAGAATGTCTGTGGCAGCGAGGATGAGAGCGGgacctggaacgagaggaactaTTGCTGGATGATGAAGATCTGTGACGCCCCCTGTCACTGCCAGAAGATGGGGAAGGGCTGCTTTCGTAACTATTTCTGGAGTAGTAGGATGAGGGGCTGCACTGATTAAATATCACGCTAGAGCCATCACTCTGATGAACCTGAGCCATTGCAAGGTGAGCGTCTTCTCCCTTGGCCATTGTCTTGCAGAAgctgggggaggaaaaaaatagtGTTTATGAGCAAATCGATAGTTTCTCATGCTAAATTGCACAAAATTCGGAATTTCAGATGTTTTAGATGTGGATTCTTGCATAAACTAACTGACCTTCGTTTGGAAAATTGGGAATAAGAGAAAAGACAACTGTTAAAAAGTGTTGGACTGTTGCAATTGGTTAAAATGTCTTCTTAGCCTTACGCTTCATGGATTTGCAATGAACGTAGCTATTCTCCCTAACGAGGTCAATTTTCCAAAATAGGTAAAAATTAACTATTAGGAGATAAAACTTAGAGAAtattaactaaaacaaatcgTATTCGATCGATCAAAGGTACGCGATTTATTGCTTTGTTGTTTGCCTGCGCAGTCCGCTTGTGCGTTGTTGCGTAATCGAAACGTTCTGGAAAATTCCGGTTTAAGCAAGCTAGCATTAGCTGTAGCACATGGCGCGTTAACTTGTCCTCGACAGGCCTTGGCTACTTGATTAAATACAGTCAtttgattatatttttaaaaaatcataaacAATATGCAATTATTACCTCTACAAATTAAAATcagagtaacaaaaaaaaacatcgtttGAGGAACTTACCAGTTAAAACTGTTGCTTGAGTTGAAACCCGCAACGACTATAACCAACGTAGAGTATAGTCGCCTTTTTTAAGTAAAGTTTCTTATTCTGATTTTTATAAAGTAACTGAAGAAATCGAAGGTTGAATACCGTTTCTGTTCAATGCAATTGACCAGTCTCGTCGACGTGCTGCAGAGAATGATTCCACCTAGTGGAAGCAACGAGCTTTTACTGTGCTTCTGGAAATTTCCAATCACGTGACTCCCCTACGTGACGCCACCTCCTGGCGAAAGCGTTCAAAAGCCTTGTCATTCAAAATAAACAGCACGTCACTAAATGTTTTTGTCCCTTATACTTGAGAATGCACAAGTTTATAAATATTCCAACAATACACACTGCCCTTTACGCTGAAATGACTGCAAGTCAATGCATCCGAGTTAAATTTATGATGTGATACGGTTGCGTAAATCACCCAAAAATGTGAGGAATGTGAATATAATAAGATATTTGGGATCGATTTCGACAAATTGCAAAGTAAATGTGCCATTAATCTTAGTCGATGGAAGTCTCGCGATAAAGCATCGTGAATGGCTGCCTCGCGATCTTTCCAACGGTGGGCGTTATGTTTGCTGACGCTCCAAAGGTTATGTCACATCTCGCGATATTTTATACAACCGACTGAAATAGCTGCGCGAGCGCGGTATCTGCTCCTCAAACTCTTCTCCGAGCCCTGGATCCCACCTGTAATTGTACCGAAAAATTGCTCAGAGATGGATATTCTGACTGTTTTGCCCTCCCAATTTGGATATGTCATATTTACTTATCTTTATAGTTGGATTATGTTGGCTTATCTAGCTATGAAAGTTGGAGCAGCCAGGAAGAAGTATGGCGTGAAGGTAGTGTTTTTTTACTCATCAGACTACATATTTATTGGTTGTTGGTATTTGTTGgtcgttgtttttttaaatcccttGTTATTCTCCCCCTAAAATAATCATGTATCACCTTTTGCACAGTATCCAACAATGTACAGTGACAAGGAGCAAGTGTTCAATTGTATCCAGAGAGCCCATCAGAACACTCTTGAGGTGTATCCCCAGTGGCTTGTTTTCCAGACCATTGCAGCCCTCGTCTATCCGGtgggttttatttttgtttattttcaagatATTCGTCAGAATGGGTTCAACCTTGTCCAACATCAGCCTCAAGGGATGGGCAGAAGTCTTATCTTTGCTCAATGAACTGATTGTAATGAAGCCAATTGCACTGTCACAATGACGAAGCACATTTTTTGGATTGtaatcttttgttgttgttggtttcCTACCCTCAGTTATCAGCGTCAGTGTTGGGGGCTATTTGGGTGACCAGTCGGCTTTCCTATGCCTGGGGCTATTATACTGGAGGTAAGACTTGACAGTTGCTCTATAATTTAGCTTAAAGTTTATTCCTAAGGCCCACCATGACAATTGGTGTGCCCAAAATTTTGAATAAGAAAAACTGTTGGAAAACTGTTCAATTGTATTTTGTTATATTACTTCACCACACACAAAGTGAAATCAAGCCTTTATTTGTTTTAGGGTTACAAAGACACCCAAAATCTATTGGTTCCTAAAATTTAGATATCATGACGTAGTCTATAATTGACTGCCTGTATATTCTAGtcaaatgtaattaaaaaaatgtcaattaaTGTGTTTCATTTCAGATCCTGCTAAGAGAATGAACGGTGCCTATGGCTACATCGGATACCTTGGAGTCATCGGTCTGTCCATATCTGTAGCCTTGCAGTTGCTTGGAGTTTTTTAAGATCCAAAACAAAGATTGCTGTCATCTTTTCCAGTGTGACTAAACATGCTCAATATAACAGTGCCATGTTTTGACACATATAATCCTTACATTCATTTGCAGCAATAGTTTCAGTAACTGTTGCTGAAATTGCATTTCATAATCAATATGCACTTTCTTAAATTATGTCTGACATTCTCATTGCTGTAAACGTAATCCAAGGTTGACTAATACCTTGAAAAATAAAGATTGTTGTCTGAAGTTCTCGTGACTCACATGACTTCTCAGACACAAAGCTGGCCAATATATCCACCAAAAGGAACAGATTATATCAGCGTACACGAATCACTTTTGGGTCATATAGTCCAGCCACCATTATAGTACTGTAGCttagtaataataattatattgaAGTTGATAGAAATTGAAACTATTGTAAAATATAACCTTTCACTTCCAAGCAATAAATTCCATTCTGTCCCACAATCCTTGAAGGCACCAATATCAATAGCTGCTTAGTGTTCTCGACGGTGTGGGCGAACTGCGCATGCGTATGACCGAGCTCTCGGAAGCAAAGTCGGCCTGATCCAAAGGGTCCACACATCAAAAATCGAAAATAAGAGGTACTTACTCAATTGAAAACGATTTTAGTGTGTGTTACGATCACTGGTGTGCATTATTTCCCGTACCATTGTCGCTGTCGTGTAGGTTTTGTGATCGTTTTTAGCGACGTCTTGATGAGAAGGCACCTTAGAGGAAATGTTTGCTAGTATCAAAGCGACGAACAAAAGAATGCTACGACATAATACTGTTTATTTACATTCTCTAACCGACTATTTGCGACATGTAGTTATTATTTTATGTCTTGTACATTTGTTATGATTTGTGTGGTAAAGAGTGGTTAATTTCTCTTTTACTATTTCGGATCACGTAGTTAGTCCTTATTTCTAGCAAGAGTTGAGCATCATCATCATATAGCAGTTACGAACGAACgtcgcttttattttatttatttatttatttaatttcacGTAAGACCATGATTTGTACACGGTTAAGCTAGGCGTTAAATTCGTGTTTGCTTATTATTTAGTGAAGTGCTCCCTTCTCCAGAGTCATGTCGGGATTTCTGGACGGTGTTCGGTGCGGCGACTGCGACTGCAATGTggactggggggaaaaaagaaacactGTCGCATCTATAGCTGCTGGTGTCCTGGTATTTCTCATTTTTATCCTCCCTGTTTATATGTTTATTAATGTCCAGATTACTGTAGACTAATTAATTTTGATGCTGCTAGtttaaaagtgattttttttacgcTAGTACTTACCTCACCTTTGATTATGTTTGTTTTGATTATGTGCCATTGCAGTTCTTCACAGGTTGGTGGATCATCATTGATGCAGCAGTCAAGTATCCAGCTGATGAGGAGTTTTCTCATTCTTATCACACATGTGGAGTCATTGCTACAGTGGCTTTTCTGATGTAAGATTGGCTTTATTTCTAATTAGTCATATTTTAAAATTGGataatgcatgtttttttttcgtgtAGGATAAACGCTGTGTCAAATGGCCAAGTCAGGGGTGACAGCTACAGTGAAGGCTGCATGGGGCAGACAGGTATGTGCAGCTATTTCATTGGCACCAAAATGATATGCTTCAGTGGACTCAATAATTGGTTTGATGATAGTTTTCGTGTTCCAGCGCAATACGCACACAACAGTCAAGCACAAACCCAGGCTTTCTTATCTCTCCTTGCAGGCTCTCGCGTGTGGCTCTTTATTGGCTTCATGCTGTCTTTTGGATCCCTCATTGCATCTATGTGGATCCTGTTTGGAGGTTTTGTAGTGCCTCGTAAGTAACTGTTTTGCAgtgttgcatttaaaaaaaacaaagcaaaataaaaccacacacacacaagatcaATTTGGTCaatgtgattaaaataattCTGATGTTTTTTTATCTTTCTTGCTCTCCTCAGAGAGTCCTATCGTCTACCCTGGGATTGCCGTTTTTTTCCAGAACGCATTCATTTTCTTTGCGTGAGTCAATAGGCcaaagtgactttgctgtgtattTTGCAAAATAACTGACTTCAAGCTCTTCCTTTTTTTCAATTCAGGTCCCTGGTGTTCAAGTTTGGACGTACAGAGGATCTGTGGCAATAACTGACTCCAAGTGTGTCTGTTTGTCATTGTTATACACTGCTTATACTTTATTATTTCTGAGACAGTATGCTTCAGGCTTCAGTGGTTACTACTCATCAATTTGTATGTAGCCTTTGTAGCGTTCAGGattgactttttttaatttatatttgtGTTGCTGTTTTCAAAGGCTAAATCATAACCAAGCACAAATCATAAACTCATCCGCAGATTGACTGTTTTGAACTGTGggacattttaaaatgtgtgtCTGCCCCTGTGCAGCTGTGAAGATGGTTTATTATTACTTTTGTGTATAAGGTCCAATCAAGCCCTTTGTGGGTATGCTTACGCTCtcccgtcatttttttttcacagtaacATTCTGGAATACATTCTGACAAAACTCGCCATGTGAGATGATATCTTTATGAAATAACACTGAGCTCTGAATCTTGTCATGCTGATTTATTGTAAAATGCTTTTCGTCTTGCGGATCCAAATTGAGGTCAACATTTTTCACAACTGTCTGGTAGATTTACTTATTATGTGCATCCATTTCTTACGTTTGTACAAGGGGGTCAGTTTCTGGCTACAATAGCAAAATTAAACAGAATCATCCTGAGCAGGAAATCTCTTTTGCATTTGTTTTCTGTCACTCTTGTGTACACTTCCGAGGTCAGACTCCACAGATTACTTGCGAATTGCAAGATGCTCAAACTGCAaaacacaattttgtttttgaggTTATAACATGTatatgtgaaatattttttatgaGAGCTTTCTTGAGATTGCTTTTTCTAAAACTTTGTTCTCTTACCTTCCAGAAAGTCTGatcatcaaaacattttttatctTGGGGTGGTCTCCAGATGTCCCACTTTAGTAGTACTCCTTTGAATGTATCCAGAGAGAGACACATTTATAAGTGATGCTGCTTTATATTTCTTATTTGAATATTCCCATTGTGGATCAAGGACCATGCTTTGCAGTCCTGCAAAATTCTACTTACCTGTCCTCATAATTAATTGTACCTGTTATGATCCCCATGGTCAGGCTTACAGCTATGGTGATGAGTAGAACACAAATGTGAAATACAGCAAACCGGATCGCTCTGTAATTTGAAAGACCACTCAGTCGCACAGTGGTGAGTATCCAAATCTGCCCCTCTGACAAAACATTCTTACATTGTGCGATCATCACTCTGTTGAATCTGCAGGAGGAGGTGGATCAGCCATCCCAGAAGGCCCGGGAGTCCATGTATGCTCAGAACACGACAAGTGTCATGGCAACCAAAGGCAAACAGCATCTGCTTCTGGTTGGAAAGACGGGGTATGatatagatttttaaaaaaacacaaggtATTGATCAATACCTTGAGGTATCGGAATCCAACGGTTGACACAGCAGCCGCAGCCAGCCCAATTGTCATGGCCTCCCACGGGTACCGGATGACTGGCATGGAAACCCCGACAGCAACACCGCCCGCAAGAATGCATGACTGAAAATGGGTCTAATAATAGAGTGACCACATAAGTTTGATGCTTCTGAAGCTAATCGTTCCAAACAATCTCTTCAACGTACTGGGTTGATTTTTCCCTTTGGGCTGGAGAGCGTGGACACGGCAAAAGATCCTACAGCACTGACAGCCAGGGCCAGGTAGGTGCTGCACACAGCCCCCAACCTCCTCTCGGGAAAATTACGCTCCATGAGGATGGAGTTAAAACTGGGCCAGAACATCCAGAGAAACAAAGTACCTATTGAACCGGAATGTTGAAAAGTTGTGAGAAAAGTCATAAAATCTGTGTTAATTCTGGCTATGCTAATTAAACAAGACAACCACACACCTAACATGGAGAATAATCCTGTTTTGCAGTCAAATTTCTCCTTTTCGAATCCCTGTTGTGATTCTTTCCGATAGAGAATCCACGTCAGCACAAGACCAAAGAAAGCTCCAAAGATATGAAGCACCAGGATGCAGTTCAAATGTCGTACCTACAACAACCATGTACTAAATTATTTCCAAAAAGGAGGATTCACCCATGATTTACTACGGtatgctcttttttttcttcttcaaaccgTCAACACCAAGTCTTTGAAACAAAAACTTTCTTACCGGTAGCAAAGTCTGCAGAAGCCACTCATTCAGGAtgaagccaaatacctccatcaggGCCATGATAGTTAGATGGACAGGATTTGTTTTTCCTTGCACAGCCCCAATTGAGATGAGAACCGAGGCTGTGCATATCTCAGCAACCACCAAGCTACATGTTAAAATGCCCATTATGTTTCTAATAACTTCAAGCAACTTGAAATGTAATACAGTACCTCCTCAGGTCGATCCAAATCTTCCCTCTGTAATACCAGGACTCAAAGCCATTGAGTATGAGTGCCCATTGGATGGCAATGACAGCTATAAGAAGGTTGAAGCCTGAACCACTGAAGCCATAGCGTACTAAAAAAGTGCTCAAGAagccaaaacctaaaaagaCTATTACATTTAAATCCTggaacactgaaaaaaaaagaaaaggttttACATTCTCATTTGTTAACTGGTGTATGGTGTATTTCATAAAATGTTACTCACCTGGATAGAAATTTTTGAATATAATCCCATTCCCATTGTTTTCAACTTCAACATAGAAGTAATACACAGCAATAAAGCCTATCTGTAAGAAAAGCAAAAAAGGAGCCAAACGAGAGCGCAAACTTGGGGCGTACTTAGGAGCCATAATAGATTACTTTGCAACGACAGACGCATGCTTCACTCTTCTGATATGAAACAGGGGCACAGCCCTTTGTGCAGCTTTTTATCATCTACTGCATGCGCAAAGACAGAAAGTAAAAGCCTACTTCTGAAATTGCAATCCTGACAGAATTCATACATATTGGATGAAGTACCTGAATAAGTGAAAGTATCCAGATATTTTGGTCAATAATACATGTCAAGTTGTGTGTCAATTtgatattaatattttttaactTTAATGTTATAGTGTCTCACAGActgcaaaaaaaacaccaaatcaTCAACAAGCAACATTAACAGCCAATTGTaaataatgtaataataataattgtaaaataatgcatatgcatacacacgcacgcacacacacacaatcaaaacAGAAATGTGGAACTCAATATGCAAAGCTTAAATGTGTTGTCAGTTGATATGTACAGAAATGTGGAACTCCAGATGAAAATGTTAAATATGTTGATATGTATTGTCATAAAACGCTACAAATGATAGGAAAACGTCTTAACAAACCCCGCCTCCGCCATCATCTGATTGGCCAATGAGCAATACCCGATTTGTCCACAAACAACGTGATTGGTTAGCCGAGGAGACATTTCACACGCCACTGCTCTCTTGTCATGGCACAGGGGAAGTGATCGAGAGGTCGCCTCGCAACATAAATGGCTCGTCTCGGTATCCGTCAACGACTAAGGCCTCGGTGAATAGATTGATTGGATATTCACAACGTCTGCCAACGAGATACACGTAAAATACAGCGCGGCCAGGACACAGTGAGCCTGCGCTAAGAGCAAAAGAGGAGGTTCCCGAATAgagtcctttatttatttctttgttgcCAGTCGGGAAAATAATTACAGCGACACATTCTACAgcacttcatttttttccccccgttgcCCGTATACACTAGAAAACTGGATAAGATTACGGTGGTTGCTCGAAGGCTAAAGCCAAGTGGAGGAGGATGAAGCGGCGCAATGCGGACTGCAGCAAACTCCGACGGCCGGTAAAACGGAATCGAATCACCGAGGGCATATACGGCAGGTAACGTGGATGGAGGCTGACAGAGGTGTTGTCCTCGCCACATCAAATCGGACCACGCATTAAAAATGACACGGCATTTATAGCTTCAAAATATGCACGCTACCCAATGTTTATATTGATACAAATGCTGCTAGCTAGCCCGTTAACACAGCTAACTAGCTGCTATTGATAGCTGTAAATAGCATCTAGCTGTGTGGTGCTAGCATGTAGCGCGAGGCCACACAGCAGCCTGTTTTGAACAACATAACAAAGCCGTCTTGCACAGTCACATTCATAGGTTAATACTAACTGCAGCTGACTTTATAAATAAGCCTTAATTGACACTGACAATTTGCTCAGGCCAGTTGACATCTGTCGGCCATGGATAATTCATCAGCTTTGCTAACGTATTTTATATGGCCACTCGAAGGTTTGTGTACAACTAACTACGCTGGTcatatttgcaaaataaaa
Coding sequences:
- the rsrp1 gene encoding arginine/serine-rich protein 1, whose amino-acid sequence is MAKGEDAHLAMAQVHQSDGSSVIFNQCSPSSYYSRNSYESSPSPSSGSDRGRHRSSSSSNSSSRSRSRSHPRCHRHSHCRSHRRHSRGHRHSARRHRAHSRSYSRSPSLDRYHGHRRRSTSRSHSRSSFAGGRCSKSQARLNKFPKSQSRAYRSPSRTSGSSISLSLEDKRELLKAAKTNAMKLLGVEKLEIPDSVKPILTDELEEPQRLLPVFEPRVRSHPEKTSQSDEAEATIISPKMAAKPKTITFSINNCVARPSIMVPSEPKVTAIEDTYESTNPYGHWVPVVSRQSARPRKQVRKKSR
- the mgst3b gene encoding microsomal glutathione S-transferase 3b: MDILTVLPSQFGYVIFTYLYSWIMLAYLAMKVGAARKKYGVKYPTMYSDKEQVFNCIQRAHQNTLEVYPQWLVFQTIAALVYPLSASVLGAIWVTSRLSYAWGYYTGDPAKRMNGAYGYIGYLGVIGLSISVALQLLGVF
- the rhd gene encoding rh blood group, D antigen; protein product: MAPKYAPSLRSRLAPFLLFLQIGFIAVYYFYVEVENNGNGIIFKNFYPVFQDLNVIVFLGFGFLSTFLVRYGFSGSGFNLLIAVIAIQWALILNGFESWYYRGKIWIDLRSLVVAEICTASVLISIGAVQGKTNPVHLTIMALMEVFGFILNEWLLQTLLPVRHLNCILVLHIFGAFFGLVLTWILYRKESQQGFEKEKFDCKTGLFSMLGTLFLWMFWPSFNSILMERNFPERRLGAVCSTYLALAVSAVGSFAVSTLSSPKGKINPTHFQSCILAGGVAVGVSMPVIRYPWEAMTIGLAAAAVSTVGFRYLKKQMLFAFGCHDTCRVLSIHGLPGLLGWLIHLLLQIQQSDDRTIAIRFAVFHICVLLITIAVSLTMGIITGVLLKWDIWRPPQDKKCFDDQTFWKFEHLAIRK
- the tmem50a gene encoding transmembrane protein 50A; the encoded protein is MSGFLDGVRCGDCDCNVDWGEKRNTVASIAAGVLFFTGWWIIIDAAVKYPADEEFSHSYHTCGVIATVAFLMINAVSNGQVRGDSYSEGCMGQTGSRVWLFIGFMLSFGSLIASMWILFGGFVVPQSPIVYPGIAVFFQNAFIFFASLVFKFGRTEDLWQ